One Miscanthus floridulus cultivar M001 chromosome 11, ASM1932011v1, whole genome shotgun sequence DNA window includes the following coding sequences:
- the LOC136494543 gene encoding pentatricopeptide repeat-containing protein At3g50420-like: protein MSLRLGFQSLEPALAAAGEALFGTRSPPRAVLRRARALHALLVVSSLPSAPRPPTFLANQLLALYCRLSAVPDALALLRSTPCASVVSYNTVLSALSRTPRHAPDAFGLFRGLHASGLRPTAPSLCAVLRAAGALRDGCAGAAAHAQAAALGFLASDIVPTALLQMYSGCGSPRDANQVFDEMMTPDVVAWNCVMHCNVRYGYLDRALGKFCRMVSTGLAPTESTLSSVLSGCGRSGDLHHGRALHGWVVKSEELDPDLPLQNALLDMYCCCCDLGTAVRVFQRIETPDLVSWNTIIAGFSGVGDGWSAMQAFVQLKAVSSEWLAPDEYTFAAVVAAAAPLPAMCSGKPLHAGVIKVGLEGSVFVANTLLNMYFTNEDPGSAQILFDSVMVKDVIMWTEMVAGHSALGEGELSLKYFIGMLQVGHKVDNFSLSSALNSTADLAGLKQGEMLHAQVVKSGYEGNICVSGSLVDMYAKNGTLRGVYSVFCTIQKPDLKCWNSMIGGYGNHGDSEMAFKLFGDMIRSGLQPDHVTYISLLSACSHCGLVEKGKLYWFCMINDGIVPGFKHYTSMVSLLSRAGLLEEAVDLINKSPSAKRYPELWRILLSSCVTFKDLSIGVHAAEQALEQDPDDLSTHILLSNLYASIGKWDSVSEIRRRIRGLMIEKEPGLSWIEIKKMVHVFSADDECHTHIDDCRDELHRIMGNMGLLDSCENEVVLNG, encoded by the coding sequence ATGTCGTTGCGCCTCGGCTTCCAGAGCCTTGAGCCGGCGCTCGCCGCGGCGGGCGAGGCGCTGTTCGGCACCCGCTCCCCGCCGCGCGCCGTCCTACGCCGCGCGCGCGCGCTGCACGCGCTCCTCGTGGTCTCGTCCCTGCCGTCCGCGCCCCGCCCGCCCACCTTCCTCGCTAACCAGCTGCTCGCCCTCTACTGCCGCCTCTCCGCGGTCCCCGACGCCCTCGCCCTCCTCCGCTCCACGCCGTGCGCCTCCGTGGTCTCCTACAACACCGTCCTCTCCGCGCTCTCGCGCACCCCGAGGCACGCGCCGGACGCCTTCGGGCTCTTCCGCGGCCTGCACGCGTCGGGTCTCCGCCCCACCGCCCCAAGCCTCTGCGCCGTCCTCCGCGCCGCCGGCGCGCTGCGCGATGGCTGCGCGGGTGCCGCCGCGCACGCGCAGGCTGCGGCGCTCGGCTTCCTCGCCAGCGACATTGTGCCGACCGCGCTGCTCCAGATGTATTCCGGGTGCGGGTCGCCGAGGGACGCTAACCAGGTGTTCGACGAAATGATGACGCCGGATGTGGTGGCGTGGAACTGTGTGATGCACTGCAATGTACGGTATGGTTACCTTGACCGCGCCCTGGGGAAGTTCTGCCGGATGGTGAGCACTGGGCTGGCGCCTACAGAGAGCACCCTTTCTTCGGTGCTGAGTGGGTGCGGGCGCTCTGGGGACTTGCACCATGGGCGCGCGCTACATGGATGGGTGGTGAAATCAGAGGAGCTTGATCCTGATTTGCCGCTGCAGAATGCGCTGCTTGATATGTACTGCTGCTGTTGTGATCTGGGCACTGCAGTGCGTGTGTTTCAGAGGATTGAAACACCAGACTTGGTGTCATGGAATACCATAATTGCTGGATTTTCTGGTGTTGGGGATGGATGGAGCGCAATGCAGGCCTTTGTGCAGCTGAAGGCTGTGTCCTCTGAATGGCTGGCTCCAGATGAGTATACATTTGCAGCTGTGGTGGCTGCAGCTGCTCCTTTACCAGCAATGTGTAGTGGCAAACCACTTCATGCTGGTGTGATCAAAGTTGGGTTGGAGGGCAGTGTCTTTGTTGCGAATACACTGCTCAATATGTATTTCACAAATGAGGATCCAGGCTCTGCTCAGATTTTGTTTGATTCCGTTATGGTGAAAGATGTTATCATGTGGACTGAGATGGTTGCTGGCCATTCTGCACTAGGTGAAGGAGAACTGTCATTGAAATATTTTATTGGCATGCTGCAGGTAGGGCACAAGGTTGATAACTTCTCTCTTAGCAGTGCTTTGAATTCCACGGCAGATCTTGCAGGCCTTAAGCAAGGGGAAATGCTCCATGCTCAAGTGGTAAAAAGTGGTTATGAAGGAAATATTTGTGTCTCTGGTAGCCTTGTTGACATGTATGCGAAAAATGGTACTCTTCGAGGTGTCTATTCAGTTTTCTGCACCATACAGAAGCCAGATTTGAAGTGCTGGAATTCTATGATAGGAGGATATGGCAATCATGGGGATTCTGAAATGGCATTCAAACTATTTGGTGACATGATTCGTAGTGGTCTGCAACCTGACCATGTAACTTATATCTCCCTCCTTTCTGCTTGTAGCCATTGTGGACTGGTTGAGAAAGGAAAGCTTTATTGGTTCTGTATGATAAATGATGGCATTGTACCAGGGTTCAAACACTACACTAGCATGGTGAGTTTGTTGAGTAGGGCAGGTTTATTGGAGGAAGCAGTTGATTTAATTAATAAATCTCCTTCTGCCAAGAGATATCCTGAGCTATGGAGAATTCTGCTAAGCTCTTGCGTGACATTTAAAGATCTGTCAATTGGTGTTCATGCTGCTGAACAGGCACTGGAGCAGGATCCAGATGATCTCTCAACACATATACTTCTTTCAAACCTTTATGCATCTATAGGAAAATGGGATAGTGTGTCTGAAATTAGGAGAAGGATCAGAGGGCTGATGATTGAAAAGGAGCCCGGGCTTAGCTGGATCGAGATTAAGAAAATGGTACATGTGTTTTCTGCAGACGATGAATGCCACACTCACATAGATGATTGTCGTGATGAGTTACATAGAATAATGGGAAACATGGGACTGTTGGATAGTTGTGAAAATGAAGTAGTGTTAAATGGCTAG